In one Nicotiana tomentosiformis chromosome 6, ASM39032v3, whole genome shotgun sequence genomic region, the following are encoded:
- the LOC104096684 gene encoding uncharacterized protein — translation MFVAFEKPIYSSSRGSSYCLPLLLERDRGGKGIGFDFDMAEQGLDSFQRVRQSKGNQELNDELKIKANELERLFAEHKLRTPPGNQSNSISRISRHSYMQSWPSATSSYSNPVLDNVFVDLVFDNCSFRESDRNSSDEVNSFAVGSPGKFYDMYMQKRDAKLKEEWNSKGVEKEAKLKAMEDSLERSKAEMKTMDRLRSFNSTSIFSKDQQQSEFGQMDDREHKSGEEVSKHTAQRKKQHLPIKTSSTPRAMVASVPRSPVKASSSPSSRRKFQPESPIARSVPNLSYLRKENSEPFSPAGKMTTRSQSRNYSRSNLLHSQSLRKNSGLNSEGVSLAPLKFDKDKMEHSPKGVNLAPLKTGKDMMEQSLSDKFPNISDSKTFLKKAKDAEFSSRGGLIETRGSNIVSKFAHNDDEDEDNDDDMGLDSENSVNIDEEDFENMISAVEEIFDNRTPRLSHEIEKLVNSGSEFGDFLRSPSSVPSSFLSGRFAHESPRESSPYRHPFSYPHDMSDVDASDSPVGSHASYNSHFMGPMESDSAARARKKWGMAAQKPIHVVKSSQSQSRKDKARGFKRLLKFGKKNHGADSLVKDWITATTCKRDDGTGNGRDTPNRSDVCLYEDEFFNEQVQSLHSSIPAPPANFKLREDHLSGSSINAPRPFFSLSSFRSKGKDSKPR, via the exons ATGTTCGTCGCATTTGAAAAACCAATATATAGTTCGAGCAGAGGGTCATCCTATTGTCTCCCTCTGTTGCTCGAGCGAGACCGAGGTGGAAAAGGCATCGGATTTGACTTTGATATGGCTGAACAGGGACTTGACTCATTTCAAAGGGTACGTCAATCAAAAGGGAACCAAGAACTGAATGATGAGTTGAAAATCAAAGCAAATGAACTCGAAAGGCTTTTCGCCGAGCATAAACTACGTACTCCTCCTGGAAATCAATCTAATTCTATCAGCAGAATTAGTAGGCATAGTTACATGCAAAGTTGGCCATCTGCTACTTCATCCTACAGTAATCCTGTGTTAGATAATGTGTTTGTCGATCTAGTGTTTGACAATTGTTCGTTTAGGGAATCTGATAGGAACTCTTCTGATGAGGTAAATAGTTTTGCGGTTGGTTCTCCTGGGAAATTTTATGATATGTATATGCAGAAAAGGGATGCAAAACTTAAGGAAGAATGGAATTCTAAGGGAGTAGAGAAAGAAGCCAAGTTGAAAGCTATGGAGGATAGCCTTGAGAGGAGTAAAGCTGAAATGAAGACTATGGACAGACTCAGATCATTTAACTCCACCTCTATTTTTAGCAAAGACCAG CAACAATCAGAATTTGGACAAATGGATGATAGAGAACATAAGTCTGGAGAAGAAGTTTCTAAACATACTGCTCAGAGGAAGAAACAACATTTACCTATCAAAACATCATCTACACCTCGCGCCATGGTAGCATCTGTTCCAAGGTCTCCAGTGAAGGCTTCTAGTAGTCCTTCTAGTCGCCGAAAATTTCAACCTGAAAGTCCAATTGCACGTTCTGTTCCAAACTTGTCTTACTTGAGAAAGGAAAACTCAGAGCCTTTTTCTCCGGCTGGTAAAATGACTACTCGTTCACAATCCAGGAACTATTCCCGTAGCAACTTACTGCACTCACAGTCCTTAAGAAAAAATTCTGGTTTGAATTCTGAGGGTGTTAGTTTGGCACCTCTCAAATTTGATAAGGACAAGATGGAACATAGTCCTAAGGGTGTGAATTTGGCACCTCTCAAAACTGGGAAGGACATGATGGAGCAGAGTCTCAGTGATAAATTTCCGAACATTTCAGATTCAAAGACTTTCCTAAAGAAGGCAAAAGATGCTGAGTTCAGTTCAAGAGGTGGTTTAATTGAGACAAGGGGTTCTAATATTGTATCCAAGTTTGCGCACAATGATGATGAGGATGAGgataatgatgatgatatggGATTGGATTCTGAGAACTCAGTGAATATAGATGAGGAAGATTTTGAGAACATGATATCTGCAGTTGAGGAAATTTTTGATAATAGGACACCAAGACTGAGCCATGAGATAGAGAAGTTGGTAAATTCTGGTTCGGAATTTGGAGATTTCCTGAGATCACCTTCTTCTGTGCCTTCTAGCTTCCTTTCTGGTAGATTTGCACACGAGTCACCGCGAGAAAGTAGTCCTTATCGTCACCCTTTTTCTTATCCTCATGATATGTCTGATGTTGATGCTTCAGACTCTCCTGTGGGAAGTCATGCATCCTATAATTCACATTTTATGGGTCCAATGGAGAGTGATTCAGCTGCTAGAGCGAGGAAGAAATGGGGAATGGCGGCTCAGAAACCAATCCATGTAGTAAAATCTTCTCAAAGTCAATCTCGCAAGGATAAGGCCAGAGGATTTAAACGGTTATTAAAATTTGGGAAGAAAAACCATGGAGCAGATAGTTTGGTTAAAGACTGGATTACTGCAACTACTTGTAAAAGAGATGATGGCACTGGAAATGGACGTGATACTCCTAATCGATCTGATGTTTGCTTATATGAGGATGAGTTTTTCAACGAACAAG TTCAATCCTTGCACAGTTCTATTCCGGCACCTCCAGCTAACTTCAAATTGAGGGAGGATCATTTATCAGGGAGCTCAATAAACG CACCGAGACCATTCTTTTCCTTGTCGTCATTCAGAAGCAAGGGAAAGGACTCAAAGCCGAGATAG